A segment of the Catenuloplanes nepalensis genome:
CTCCCGCAACTTCTCCGCGAGCCGGGCGGACGCCTCGGAACGCATGCCGTCGAGCCGCCGGTACAGCCCGTGCAGGTAGGCCTGTTCCTCACCGATCGCGGATTTCTGCTCCACGGTGCTTGACAAAACCGCCCCCAGATTGACTAATATGCAACGGGCAGCACGCCCAATTTCCTCGTGCTCCCGTTCGCCCGACGCGCAAGCCTACCGCATGCGGTCGCGCCAGTCGTGCACGATCTGTTCGGTGTCCAGCCGCTTGATGATCGTCGGTGGCCCGGAGAGCAGGCCCCGATGGTTGTCCGCGATCCGCTCGTTCAGCTCCGCCACGATGCGCCGCACCTCGCGCTCCAGCCGCACCCGGGTCAGCGCCTCCGGCAGGTCCTCGATCTCCCTGCGCAGCGCGAGCGTGCCGGGCAGCACGGCGCCGCCGACCTGCTCGCGCTCGACGAGTTCCTTGACGAACCAGTCTTCGTCGTAGTCGCCGCCGTGACCGGGCAGCGGCCTGCCGGAGCCGCGCAGGTTGTCGAACTCGCCCCGCTCCAGCGCCTCACGGATCTTCCTGTCGACCAGTGTTTCGAAGAAGTGCGCCATCACCGGATTTTACTGGGGTTTGCGGTCGAACACCTCGAACAGCACGGTGGCCTCGGTGCCGATCGCGGCACCGGACCGCCGCGCCCACTCGGTCAGGATCGGGCGGGCCGGTGGCATGTCGGCGAGCCCTTCCAGGTAGGCCGCGTGCGCCTCCAGCCCGTGATCGGGCGTCCCTCATGTCGTTCTGGCGACGTGAGGGACGCGCCGGCCCATCAGTCGAGTGACTCCCACGCGGCCAGCGCCAGCAGCAGGCCGCGCATGTCGGTGATCTCGCCGGACATCCGGTTCATCGCGTAGGCCAGGACCGCGCGGGTGTCCAGGTCGACCGCGACGAACGCGCCGCCGGACCCGCCCCAGCACATGGTGCGTGGATTCGGCAGGAACGTCTCGCCGAGCGCGAAGCCGAGACCCCAGCGGATCGGCATGCCGAGCACCAGATCCGTACCCGCGGAATGCTCCTGAAGGGCTTTGATCGTCAGGTGTTCCCAGGCCGGCTCGGTCAGCATCGACAGCGCGAGCGCGACCGACCGCGCGTTGCCGTGCCCGCCACCGGCCGGGATCTCCGCACCCCGCCAGGCCCGCGTGGCCGTGACCCCGGTCGGGATCGGCGGGTTGTGCGCGGCGTTGCGCTGGATCTCGGTCAGCTCGCCGCCACTGAACGGCGGCGTCTCCGGCGGCACCAGCTCGGCGACGCGCGCGTCCTCACTCGCCGGCAGTCCGATGTGGAAGTCCGCGGTGACGCGCTCCCTGAACACCGTGCCGATCGTGGCGCCGGTGACCCGCCGGACGAACTCGCCGAGCAGATATCCCTGGGTGACCGCGTGATATCCGGGCGCGGTGCCGGGCGCCCAGAACGGTTCCTGCGCGGCCAGCAGCGACGTGCACTTCTCCCAGTCGTAGAGATCCTCGGTGGCGAGCGGCTCCCGCCACCCGGACAGGCCGGACGAGTGGCTCAGCACGTGCGCGAGCGTGACGTCCCGCTTCCCGCCGGCCGCGAACTCGGGCCAGAACCGGGTGACCCGCTCCCCCGGCTCGATGCCGTGCTCATCCGCGACGATCAGCGCCGTGAGCGCCGCGACGGTCTTGGTCACGGACCAGACGTTGACGATCGTGTCCCGCTCCCACGGCCGGGTGCGCGCCCGATCCGCGTGGCCGCCCCAGAGATCCAGGACGACCTCGCCGTGCCGCACCACGCAGAACGACGCGCCGACCTCGTCGCCGCCGGTCAGACCGGTCTCGAACAGTTCCCGCGCCTTCTCGAACCCCATGCGCGGAGTATTCGCGCCCCGCCAACGGTTTTCCACCGTGTTTCGGCGCGGTAACGTCGGGCGAACCCGGATTGAAGGACCCCGATGATCGTCTTCTTCGACGACCCCGGCGACGGGGTGCGCGTCACGGCCGACACGATCACCACGGACGGGCGCTCCTGGCCGCTCGACGAGCTGCACACGCCCCGCACCACGCGCCCGCCGCTGCCCCGCGCACTCCCCCGGCTGGTCTCGCTCGCGCTGCTGTCCGCGTTCGCCGTCCCGGTCACCTGGGTCACCGCCGGGCTACGCGGGGCCGTTCTCGTGCTGGTCGTCGC
Coding sequences within it:
- a CDS encoding J-domain-containing protein codes for the protein MAHFFETLVDRKIREALERGEFDNLRGSGRPLPGHGGDYDEDWFVKELVEREQVGGAVLPGTLALRREIEDLPEALTRVRLEREVRRIVAELNERIADNHRGLLSGPPTIIKRLDTEQIVHDWRDRMR
- a CDS encoding serine hydrolase domain-containing protein — protein: MGFEKARELFETGLTGGDEVGASFCVVRHGEVVLDLWGGHADRARTRPWERDTIVNVWSVTKTVAALTALIVADEHGIEPGERVTRFWPEFAAGGKRDVTLAHVLSHSSGLSGWREPLATEDLYDWEKCTSLLAAQEPFWAPGTAPGYHAVTQGYLLGEFVRRVTGATIGTVFRERVTADFHIGLPASEDARVAELVPPETPPFSGGELTEIQRNAAHNPPIPTGVTATRAWRGAEIPAGGGHGNARSVALALSMLTEPAWEHLTIKALQEHSAGTDLVLGMPIRWGLGFALGETFLPNPRTMCWGGSGGAFVAVDLDTRAVLAYAMNRMSGEITDMRGLLLALAAWESLD